One window of the Balaenoptera ricei isolate mBalRic1 chromosome X, mBalRic1.hap2, whole genome shotgun sequence genome contains the following:
- the LOC132357299 gene encoding melanoma-associated antigen B1-like, with protein MPRGQKSKLRAREKRRQARRETQNLGGAQAPAAEIEESPPSPASVSQATAPSSPGAGTRQEPQGAPATSSRAAGVSCPGSDVRAKGQVKARKNSSQASASDESSRRDPLTKKVGMLVDFLLERYQMKEPIIKADMLKLVNKRYKGKFPEILRRAAECLELAFGLDLKEVKPSGDSYTLVSKLDLTDQGSRSSGGRFPKNGLLMPLLGAIFFNGNRASEEEIWEFLNVLGIYDGRRHVIFGDPRKFITEDLVREKYLVYRQVRNSDPPRYEFLWGRRARAETSKMKVLEFVAKVNGTVPSAFPLHYEEALRDEEERARARAAARAPTRVKASARSKVMSSSSSHPQ; from the coding sequence ATGCCTCGGGGGCAGAAGAGTAAGCTCCGTGCCCGTGAGAAGCGCCGCCAGGCCCGGAGGGAGACCCAGAATCTCGGGGGTGCCCAGGCCCCTGCAGCAGAGATAGAAGAGtcgcccccctcccccgcttctGTTTCTCAGGCTACTGCCCCGAGCTCCCCTGGTGCTGGCACTCGCCAGGAGCCTCAGGGAGCCCCAGCCACTAGCTCTCGTGCTGCAGGGGTTTCATGCCCAGGATCTGATGTACGTGCCAAGGGCCAGGTTAAGGCCAGGAAAAATTCCTCCCAGGCCTCAGCCTCCGATGAGAGCTCTCGCAGAGATCCTCTAACGAAGAAGGTGGGAATGTTGGTAGACTTCCTGCTGGAGAGGTATCAAATGAAAGAGCCCATTATAAAGGCAGACATGCTGAAGCTTGTGAACAAAAGGTACAAGGGGAAGTTCCCTGAAATCCTCAGGAGAGCTGCTGAATGCCTGGAGCTGGCCTTTGGTCTTGACTTGAAGGAAGTCAAGCCGAGTGGTGATTCCTATACCCTTGTCAGCAAGCTAGATCTCACCGATCAGGGGAGTCGCAGCAGTGGCGGGCGGTTTCCGAAGAATGGGCTCCTGATGCCTCTCCTGGGTGCGATCTTCTTTAATGGCAACCGCGCCTCTGAGGAGGAGATCTGGGAATTCCTGAATGTTTTGGGTATTTATGATGGAAGGAGGCACGTAATCTTTGGGGACCCCAGGAAGTTTATCACAGAAGATTTGGTGCGGGAAAAGTACCTGGTGTATCGTCAGGTGCGCAACAGCGATCCCCCACGCTATGAGTTCCTGTGGGGCCGGAGAGCCCGCGCTGAAACCAGCAAGATGAAAGTCCTGGAGTTTGTGGCCAAGGTCAACGGTACCGTCCCCAGTGCCTTTCCACTCCATTATGAAGAGGCTTTgagagatgaggaagagagagCCCGAGCCAGAGCTGCAGCCAGGGCTCCTACTCGTGTCAAGGCCAGTGCGCGTTCCAAGGTCATGTCTAGCAGTTCCTCCCACCCTCAGTGA